A genome region from Brienomyrus brachyistius isolate T26 chromosome 23, BBRACH_0.4, whole genome shotgun sequence includes the following:
- the LOC125718670 gene encoding DNA-binding protein HEXBP-like — MVLQAQCYGTVLQAQCYGHGVTGTVLRARCYGHGVTGTVLRARCYGHGATGTVLRARCYGHGATGTVLRARCYGHGVTGTVLRARCYGHGATSRVLQARCYGNGVTGTVLRERCYRHGATGTVLQARCYGNGVTGTVLRERCYRHGATGTVLRARCYGNGATGTVLRERCYRHGVTGTVLQARCYGNGATGTVLRERCYRHGVTGTVLQARCYRHGATGTVLRARCYGHGATGTVLRERCYGNGVTGTVLRERCYGNGATGTVLRARCYGHGATGTVLRARCYRHGVTGTVLQARCYGMVLRHGVTGTVLRHGVTGTVLQAQCYRHSATGTVLQARCYRHSATGTVLQAQCYRHGVTGTVLQARCYRHSATSRVLQAQCYEQGVTGTLL; from the exons ATGGTGTTACAGGCACAGTGCTACGGCACGGTGTTACAGGCACAGTGTTACGGGCACGGTGTTACGGGCACGGTGTTACGGGCACGGTGTTACGGGCACGGTGTTACGGGCACGGTGTTACGGGCACGGTGCTACGGGCACGGTGCTACGGGCACGGTGCTACGGGCACGGTGCTACGGGCACGGTGCTACGGGCACGGTGCTACGGGCACGGTGCTACGGGCACGGTGTTACGGGCACGGTGTTACGGGCACGGTGTTACGGGCACGGTGCTACGAGCAGGGTGTTACAGGCACGGTGCTACGGGAACGGTGTTACAGGCACGGTGCTACGGGAACGGTGTTACAGGCACGGTGCTACGGGAACGGTGTTACAGGCACGGTGCTACGGGAACGGTGTTACAGGCACGGTGCTACGGGAACGGTGCTACAGGCACGGTGCTACAGGCACGGTGCTACGGGCACGGTGTTACGGGAACGGTGCTACAGGCACGGTGTTACGGGAACGGTGCTACAGGCACGGTGTTACGGGAACGGTGCTACAGGCACGGTGTTACGGGAACGGTGCTACAGGCACGGTGTTACGGGAACGGTGCTACAGGCACGGTGTTACGGGAACGGTGTTACAGGCACGGTGTTACAGGCACGGTGCTACGGGCACGGTGCTACGGGCACGGTGCTACGGGCACGGTGCTACGGGAACGGTGCTACGGGAACGGTGCTACGGGAACGGTGTTACGGGAACGGTGTTACGGGAACGGTGCTACGGGAACGGTGCTACGGGAACGGTGCTACGGGCACGGTGCTACGGGCACGGTGCTACGGGCACGGTGCTACGGGCACGGTGTTACAGGCACGGTGTTACAGGCACGGTGTTACAGGCACGGTGTTACGGCATGGTGTTACGGCACGGTGTTACAGGCACGGTGCTACGGCACGGTGTTACAGGCACGGTGCTACAGGCACAGTGCTACAGGCACAGTGCTACAG GCACAGTGCTACAGGCACGGTGTTACAGGCACAGTGCTACAGGCACGGTGTTACAGGCACAGTGCTACAGGCACGGTGTTACAGGCACAGTGCTACAGGCACGGTGTTACAGGCACAGTGCTACGAGCAGGGTGTTACAGGCACAGTGCTACGAGCAGGGTGTTACAGGCACGCTTTTATAG